A region of Lycium barbarum isolate Lr01 chromosome 1, ASM1917538v2, whole genome shotgun sequence DNA encodes the following proteins:
- the LOC132637922 gene encoding clathrin heavy chain 1-like produces the protein MAVAANAPITMKETLTLSSIGVNPQFITFTNVTMESDKYICVRETAPQNSVVIIDMSMPNQPLRRPITADSALMNPNSRILALKAQVPGTTQDHLQIFNIEAKQKMKSHQMPEQVVFWKWITPKLLGIVTQTSVYHWSIEGDTEPIKMFDRTANLANNQIINYRCDPSEKWLVLIGIAPGSPERPQLVKGNMQLYSVDQQRSQSLEAHAASFASFRVPGSDRDSILISFATKSLNAGQVVSKLHVIELGAQPGKPSFSKKQADLFFPPDFADDFPVSMQISHKYSLIYVITKLGLLFVYDLETATAVYRNRISPDPIFLTAEASSIGGFYAINRRGQVLLATVNETTIIPFVSGQLNNLELAVNLAKRGNLPGAENLVVQRFQELFAQTKYKEAAELAAESPQGILRTSDTVAKFQSVPVQPGQTPPLLQYFGTLLTKGKLNAFESLELSRLVVNQNKKNLLENWLADDKLECSEELGDLVKTVDNDLALKIYIKARATPKVVAAFAERREFDKILIYSKQVGYTPDYLFLLQTILRSDPQGAVNFALMMSQMEGGCPVDYNTITDLFLQRNMIREATAFLLDVLKPNLPEHGFLQTKVLEINLVTFPNVADAILANGMFSHYDRPRIAQLCEKAGLFVRALQHYTELPDIKRVIVNTHAIEPQALVEFFGTLSREWALECMKDLLVINIKGNLQIIVQVAKEYCEQLGVDACIKIFEQFKSYDGLYFFLGSYLSSSEDPDIHFKYVEAAAKTGQIKEVERVTRESNFYDPEKTKNFLMDAKLPDARPLINVCDRFGFVPDLTHYLYTNNMLRYIEGYVQKVNPGNAPLVVGQLLDDECPEDFIKGLILSVRSLLPVEPLVDECEKRNRLPLLTQFLEHLVSEGSQDVHVHNALGKIIIDSNNNPEHFLTTNPYYDSRVVGKYCEKRDPTLAVVAYRRGQCDDELINVTNKNSLFKLQARYVVVRMDADLWEKVLNPENEFRRQLIDQVVSTALSESKSPEQVSAAVKAFMTADLPHELIELLEKIVLQNSAFSGNFNLQNLLILTAIKADPSRVMDYINRLDNFDGPAVGEVAVEAQLHEEAFAIFKKFNLNVQAVNVLLDNIRDINRSVEFAFRVEEDAVWSQVAKAQLREGLISDAIESFIRADDTTQFLDVIRAAEDADVYNDLVKYLLMVRQKTKEPKVDSELIYAYAKIDRLSDIEEFILMPNVANLPNVGDRLYDEALYEAAKIIFAFISNWAKLAITLVKLNQFQGAVDAARKANSSKTWKEVCFACVDAEEFRLAQICGLNIIIQVDDLEEVSEYYQNRGCFNELISLMESGLGLERAHMGIFTELGVLYARYRYEKLMEHIKLFSTRLNIPKLIRACDEQQHWKELTYLYIQYDEFDNAATTVMNHSPDAWDHMQFKDIIVKVANVELYYKAVHFYLQEHPDLINDMLNVLALRVDHTRVVDIMRKAGHLRLVKPYMIAVQSNNVSAVNEALNEIYVEEEDYDRLRESVDLHDNFDQIGLAQKIEKHELLEMRRVAAYIYKRAGRWKQSIALSKKDNLYKDAMETASQSGDRELAEELLVYFIEQGKKECFASCLFVCYDLIRPDVALELAWMNKMIDFAFPYLLQFIREYTGKVDELIKDKIEAQSEAKAKENEEKNVMKQQNMYAQLLPLALPAPPMPGMGSAGMGGGFAPPPPPPMGGMGMPPFGMPPMGPY, from the exons CTCAAGTACCCGGAACTACTCAAGATCACTTACAAATTTTCAATATTGAGGCAAAGCAGAAAATGAAGTCACATCAGATGCCTGAGCAG GTTGTTTTCTGGAAGTGGATTACCCCGAAGCTTTTAGGTATCGTCACACAGACCTCAGTCTATCATTGGTCAATTGAAG GTGATACTGAGCCTATAAAGATGTTTGATAGAACAGCCAATCTAGCCAATAACCAAATAATCAATTATCGTTGCGATCCTTCAGAGAAATGGTTGGTTTTGATCGGTATTGCTCCAGGTTCACCGGAG AGGCCCCAACTGGTCAAAGGAAATATGCAATTATATTCAGTGGATCAGCAGCGAAGTCAATCTCTAGAGGCACACGCTGCATCATTTGCATCATTCAGA GTACCTGGAAGTGATAGGGATTCCATACTCATTTCTTTTGCCACGAAATCCTTGAATGCTGGGCAGGTTGTATCAAAATTGCACGTCATTGAGCTGGGAGCGCAGCCAG GGAAACCTTCGTTTTCAAAAAAACAGGCAGATCTTTTCTTCCCTCCAGATTTTGCTGATGATTTCCCAGTTTCCATGCAG ATATCTCATAAGTATAGTTTAATTTATGTCATCACAAAGCTTGGGCTTCTTTTCGTCTATGACCTGGAAACAGCTACTGCGGTATACAGAAATAGGATTAGCCCGGACCCTATTTTCCTGACAGCTGAAGCTTCGTCAATTGGTGGTTTCTATGCCATCAACAGGCGAGGCCAAGTGTTGCTAGCCACAGTAAATGAAACAACAATTATACCTTTTGTCAGTGGACAA TTGAACAATCTGGAGCTTGCTGTCAATCTTGCCAAAAGAGGAAACCTTCCCGGTGCTGAGAATTTG GTTGTCCAGCGCTTCCAAGAATTGTTTGCTCAAACCAAGTACAAAGAGGCTGCTGAGCTTGCTGCGGAATCACCTCAGGGCATACTCCGTACATCTGATACTGTGGCTAAGTTTCAG AGCGTTCCTGTTCAACCAGGGCAAACACCTCCTCTTTTGCAGTACTTTGGGACACTTTTGACAAAAGGGAAGCTCAATGCTTTTGAGTCATTGGAACTGTCACGCCTTGTTGTCAACCAAAATAAGAAGAACCTTTTGGAGAACTGGTTAGCTGACGATAAGCTGGAGTGCAGTGAGGAACTTGGCGACCTTGTGAAG ACTGTTGATAATGACCTCGCCTTGAAGATATACATCAAAGCAAGAGCAACTCCAAAAGTTGTTGCTGCTTTCGCTGAGCGCAGGGAGTTTGACAAGATTTTGATTTATTCCAAGCAG GTTGGCTATACACCTGACTATCTGTTCCTTCTGCAAACAATTCTTCGATCTGATCCTCAG GGAGCTGTTAACTTCGCACTCATGATGTCCCAAATGGAGGGCGGTTGTCCAGTTGATTATAATACAATCACTGACCTTTTTCTACAG AGGAACATGATCCGCGAGGCAACAGCATTTTTGTTGGATGTTCTGAAACCTAACCTTCCAGAACATGGTTTTTTGCAGACTAAG GTATTGGAAATCAATCTCGTGACTTTCCCCAATGTAGCAGATGCTATATTAGCAAATGGAATGTTCAGTCACTATGATAGACCTCGAATTGCTCAACTTTGTGAAAAAGCTGGTCTATTCGTGCGGGCTCTGCAG CATTATACTGAACTTCCTGATATCAAGCGTGTCATTGTGAACACGCATGCGATTGAGCCTCAG GCTCTGGTTGAGTTCTTTGGGACTCTTTCACGTGAATGGGCTCTTGAGTGCATGAAGGACTTGCTAGTGATCAATATCAAAGGCAACCTTCAAATAATTGTTCAG GTAGCGAAAGAGTATTGTGAGCAGTTGGGTGTTGATGCCTGCATAAAGATTTTTGAGCAATTCAAGTCTTATGATGGATTGTACTTCTTCTTGGGATCATATTTGAGTTCCAG TGAGGATCCCGATATTCACTTCAAGTATGTTGAGGCTGCTGCCAAGACTGGACAAATCAAGGAAGTTGAGCGTGTGACAAGAGAATCAAACTTTTATGACCCTGAAAAGACGAAGAACTTCTTGATGGACGCCAAACTTCCTGATGCTCGGCCTCTAATTAATGTTTGTGACCGTTTTGGTTTTGTTCCTGATCTCACACACTACCTCTATACCAACAATATGCTACGGTATATTGAAGGTTATGTCCAAAAG GTCAACCCAGGAAATGCTCCTTTAGTTGTTGGACAGCTATTGGATGATGAGTGTCCTGAGGATTTTATCAAAGGCTTGATCCTTTCTGTTCGTTCTCTGCTACCTGTTGAGCCCCTTGTGGATGAATGTGaaaagag GAACCGCCTCCCACTGCTTACTCAGTTCTTGGAGCATCTTGTGAGTGAAGGAAGCCAAGATGTGCATGTACACAATGCTCTGGGTAAGATCATCATAGATAGCAACAATAACCCAGAGCACTTCCTGACAACCAACCCATATTATGATTCACGTGTTGTGGGTAAATATTGTGAGAAGCGCGATCCTACCCTTGCTGTTGTTGCATATAGGAGAGGGCAATGTGATGACGAACTTATTAATGTAACAAACAAGAACTCTTTGTTCAAATTGCAAGCCAG GTATGTCGTTGTGAGGATGGATGCTGACCTTTGGGAGAAAGTTCTTAACCCTGAAAATGAGTTCAGAAGGCAGCTTATCGATCAAGTTGTCTCCACTGCTCTGTCTGAGAGCAAAAGCCCAGAACAAGTTTCTGCTGCTGTTAAAGCTTTCATGACTGCTGATCTTCCGCATGAACTGATTGAGCTTCTTGAAAAGATTGTGCTCCAGAACTCTGCTTTCAGTGGGAACTTTAATCTGCAAAACTTGCTTATCTTGACAGCCATTAAAGCTGATCCATCTAGAGTTATGGATTATATCAACAGGCTTGATAATTTTGATGGACCTGCAGTAGGGGAGGTAGCTGTAGAAGCCCAACTTCATGAAGAAGCTTTTGCAATCTTCAAGAAGTTCAATTTAAATGTCCAGGCTGTCAATGTTCTGCTAGATAATATTCGTGATATAAACCGGTCTGTCGAGTTTGCCTTCCGAGTTGAAGAAGATGCTGTTTGGAGCCAAGTGGCTAAGGCTCAACTGAGAGAAGGATTAATCAGTGATGCTATTGAGTCGTTTATTCGTGCAGATGATACCACCCAATTTTTGGATGTCATTCGTGCTGCAGAGGATGCAGATGTTTACAATGACTTGGTGAAATATCTGCTGATGGTAAGGCAGAAGACAAAGGAGCCCAAGGTTGACAGTGAACTAATCTATGCATATGCTAAAATAGATCGATTGAGTGACATTGAAGAGTTTATTCTCATGCCAAATGTTGCTAATCTACCGAATGTTGGTGACCGGTTGTATGATGAAGCCTTGTATGAAGCTGCAAAGATCATATTTGCCTTTATTTCAAACTGGGCCAAATTGGCTATCACACTTGTGAAGCTAAATCAATTTCAAGGTGCTGTTGATGCAGCACGCAAAGCAAATAGTTCAAAAACGTGGAAAGAAGTGTGCTTTGCTTGTGTTGACGCCGAAGAATTCCGGTTAGCTCAGATTTGTGGGCTTAACATTATAATACAG GTGGATGATCTGGAGGAAGTGAGTGAATATTACCAAAACAGAGGATGTTTCAATGAATTGATCTCCCTTATGGAGAGTGGGCTGGGTTTGGAGCGTGCCCATATGGGTATCTTCACAGAACTTGGTGTCCTTTATGCCAGATACCGTTACGAGAAGCTCATGGAACACATTAAATTATTTTCCACCCGTCTCAACATTCCCAAGCTTATTCGTGCCTGTGATGAGCAGCAACACTGGAAAGAACTCACATATTTGTATATCCAATATGATGAATTTGACAATGCTGCCACTACCGTCATGAATCATTCTCCAGATGCTTGGGATCATATGCAGTTCAAAGACATTATTGTCAAAGTTGCTAATGTGGAGCTTTATTACAAGGCCGTCCACTTCTATTTGCAAGAGCATCCTGATCTCATCAATGATATGCTAAATGTTCTTGCGCTTAGGGTAGACCACACCCGTGTAGTTGACATAATGAGAAAG GCTGGTCATCTTCGCCTAGTGAAGCCTTACATGATTGCTGTTCAAAGTAACAATGTTTCTGCTGTAAACGAGGCCCTTAATGAGATATATGTTGAAGAAGAAGACTATGATAGATTACGTGAATCAGTAGATTTGCATGATAATTTTGACCAGATTGGTCTTGCGCAGAAG ATAGAGAAACATGAGCTTCTTGAGATGAGGCGTGTTGCTGCTTATATCTATAAAAGGGCTGGTCGCTGGAAGCAATCCATTGCTCTGTCGAAGAAAGATAATCTTTACAAAGATGCAATGGAGACTGCCTCACAATCTGGGGATCGTGAACTTGCTGAAGAGTTGCTTGTTTACTTCATTGAACAG GGAAAGAAAGAATGCTTTGCGTCATGCTTGTTTGTTTGTTATGATTTGATTCGCCCAGATGTTGCTCTTGAACTAGCGTGGATGAATAAGATGATCGACTTTGCATTCCCTTACCTGTTACAG TTTATTCGTGAATATACTGGCAAGGTTGATGAGCTGATAAAAGATAAAATAGAGGCTCAAAGTGAAGCAAAAGCCAAAGAGAATGAAGAGAAGAACGTTATGAAGCAGCAG AATATGTATGCACAGTTGCTGCCTCTGGCTTTGCCTGCTCCACCAATGCCGGGCATGGGAAGTGCAGGCATGGGAGGAGGATTTGCTCCACCCCCGCCACCTCCAATGGGTGGAATGGGAATGCCTCCATTTGGTATGCCACCCATGGGTCCCTACTAA